The Alphaproteobacteria bacterium sequence TATTTAATAGCGCAACAGATCCGACTGGCAAAATTATTACAATAAAAAACGTACAGGAGTAGGTGATGGGAAAAATTATTGTTATTGCCAATCAGAAGGGGGGGGTTGGAAAAACGACAACCTCTGTTAATGTGGCGACGGCTTTGGCGGCGGTCGAAAGAAAGGTTCTTTTGATTGATATGGACCCGCAGTCGAATGCTTCTACTGGCGTAGGGATAACAAAAAAGAACAGAGCATACACAACGTATGACTTGCTGATTGGTCGTTGCACCATGGGCGAATCGTTACACAAAAGCATTATCCCTGGTTTGACAATAATACCAGCGGGCATAGAGCTGATTGGTTCCGAAATAGAGCTCGTCAGTGCGCAAAGCAGGGAGGGCGTTCTAAAGAAAATCATCACACCCTACAAGCAAATGTTTGATTATGTCATTATTGATTGCCCACCATCCATGGGATTGCTTACGTTAAATGCAATGGTTGCGGCTGATTGCGTTTTGGTCCCCCTGCAGTGCGAATAT is a genomic window containing:
- a CDS encoding ParA family protein codes for the protein MGKIIVIANQKGGVGKTTTSVNVATALAAVERKVLLIDMDPQSNASTGVGITKKNRAYTTYDLLIGRCTMGESLHKSIIPGLTIIPAGIELIGSEIELVSAQSREGVLKKIITPYKQMFDYVIIDCPPSMGLLTLNAMVAADCVLVPLQCEYYALEGLSYLLHSIQKIKQNFNKDLSLFGVVLTMYDRRSSLCAQVASDVRMHLKDKVFKTIIPRNIKVSEAPSHGKPVLLYDVGCVGSKAYMELAKEILVKAEGKKGDGR